The following coding sequences are from one Octopus bimaculoides isolate UCB-OBI-ISO-001 chromosome 3, ASM119413v2, whole genome shotgun sequence window:
- the LOC106869627 gene encoding leucine-rich repeat and death domain-containing protein 1 isoform X1, with protein sequence MDSIRYQFRYNLNGNLELDLRRHRLVAIPSSVFRYPAIKVLILQENFLEYLPRDIAMLASLSVLQLQKNRLMSIPREITYCRQLQYLDLTSNNFISFPQAIIFLKQLKILKIANNQIKDIPYQISYLDKLCKFDIHKNNLQNLPNSMANLKKLKELDLSQNLFEQLPPVICSLCNTKSLNFSRNLLTYIIPCMDNLKNLQELNVSYNNLMSVCLSMSKLKKMKYLNLSYNQLTEVPTSLQQLPYLRILHIQGNKIKHVPNGFTSLMYLNLSNNQIYNFTIGKMKNLLSLNISHNRLSQLPHGFYQLKRLEHLIVNDNQIKSIPYEIVRLKHLRTLDISNNRLTSVPPYIPQITSLEYFNTENCNGEQETNSQRNELITAKKHFMKKHESNLIQKKSLEAKSPKQYSSMKSFTGDNQYTKRKQCKRLQCQTGTLLKNTALLQYDTTHYTMPSYKAQAWNNTDANSISNVSNQRQILNRGNQWLHAYSKSTDSKRNLHTSDSTSGFADEIEVSIASDVSSNDPTIMTIHDWLEPEQHRDTNWPTVQFNFDETISCGCSDSNATTANPRAHGLVKVFKEIFSITQDGGEFVSSDNSNISLNIPSDNNVEQHLQVIMQVISISEDAILSAQIQDPLLNNILSVSVIVMLTPNTDVPFTIPITINLPAPPTLEDNEVSGCLHVLTAKNDNTCTPFFRNYTLENGYITLQTYHLAGKVAVMTRSKCQYKACKCTESLLMMILS encoded by the exons ATGGATTCTATCAGATATCAATTCAGATATAATCTAAATGGTAATTTGGAGCTCGACTTACGAAGACATCGATTAGTTGCAATACCATCCAGTGTGTTCAGGTATCCAGCAATCAAAGTATTAATTTTACAAGAGAACTTTCTGGAATATCTACCACGTGACATTGCCATGTTAGCATCATTAAGTGTTTTACAATTACAGAAAAACAGACTAATGAGCATTCCCAGAGAAATAACATACTGCCGCCAACTGCAGTATTTGGATCTCACTAGTAACAATTTCATCTCTTTTCCACAAGCCATCATTTTCTTAAAACAACTCAAAATCCTCAAAATAGCAAACAACCAAATCAAAGATATACCATATCAAATTAGTTATTTAGATAAATTGTGCAAATTTGACATTCATAAAAACAACTTACAGAATTTGCCAAATTCAATGGCAAATCtcaaaaaattgaaagaattagATTTATCCCAAAATCTTTTTGAGCAGCTTCCTCCGGTTATATGCTCATTATGCAATACTAAATCCTTAAATTTTAGTAGAAACTTATTGACTTATATAATACCTTGCATGGATAACTTGAAGAACTTGCAAGAACTAAATGTCTCATACAATAACTTAATGTCAGTGTGTTTATCGATGAGCAAGTTAAAGAAGATGAAGTATCTAAATCTGAGTTACAATCAACTGACGGAAGTGCCAACATCTCTACAGCAGTTGCCATATCTGAGAATACTTCACAttcaaggaaataaaattaaGCATGTACCAAATGGCTTCACAAGTTTAATGTACCTGAATCTTTCTAACAATCAAATCTATAATTTCACAAtagggaaaatgaaaaatttgttaTCATTGAACATCAGTCACAACAGATTGAGTCAATTACCTCACGGCTTCTATCAACTGAAACGACTAGAACATCTGATTGTTAATGACAATCAGATAAAGTCCATACCTTATGAAATAGTAAGACTAAAACATCTACGCACACTGGATATTAGCAACAATAGGTTAACAAGTGTACCGCCATATATTCCTCAAATTACAAGTTTGGAATATTTCAATACAGAAAACTGTAACGGTGAACAAGAGACAAACTCACAAAGAAACGAATTAATCACAGCAAAGAAACACTTTATGAAAAAACACGAAAGCAATTTAATTCAGAAGAAGAGCCTTGAAGCTAAATCTCCGAAGCAATATTCCTCAATGAAAAGTTTTACTGGTGATAAtcaatatacaaaaagaaaacagtgcAAACGTCTCCAATGCCAGACGGGGACATTGTTGAAGAACACTGCTTTATTACAATATGACACAACACATTACACAATGCCATCATATAAGGCTCAGGCATGGAATAACACGGATGCCAACTCAATATCAAATGTATCCAATCAAAGGCAAATCTTAAACAGAGGAAACCAATGGCTCCATGCTTACTCTAAAAGCACAGACAGCAAACGAAACCTTCATACAAGTGACAGCACAAGTGGTTTTGCAGATGAGATTGAAGTCAGTATTGCTAGTGATGTCTCTTCAAACGATCCAACAATAATGACCATTCATGACTGGTTGGAACCAGAACAACACAGGGATACTAACTG GCCGACAGTCCAATTCAACTTTGATGAAACTATTTCATGTGGCTGTAGTGATTCTAATGCAACAACGGCTAATCCAAGAGCACACGGTCTGGTGAAGGTATTTAAAGAgatattcagcataacacaggACGGAGGAGAGTTTGTCTCCTCAGACAACTCTAACATATCTTTAAATATACCAAGTGATAATAATGTGGAACAACATCTACAGGTTATCATGCAG GTAATCAGTATCAGTGAAGATGCCATTCTATCAGCTCAAATCCAAGACCCTCTACTGAACAACATACTTTCCGTAAGTGTTATTGTGATGCTAACCCCCAACACTGACGTTCCATTTACCATTCCTATAACCATCAACctgccagcaccaccaacacTGGAAGATAACGAAGTCAGTGGCTGTTTGCATGTGCTGACAGCAAAGAATGACAATACATGTACTCCTTTCTTTAGAAATTATACTCTTGAAAACGGATACATAACCTTGCAAACCTACCATTTAGCAGG GAAAGTTGCAGTAATGACCAGATCAAAATGCCAATATAAGGCCTGTAAATGCACTGAAAGTctgctgatgatgattttgtCCTGA
- the LOC106869627 gene encoding leucine-rich repeat protein lrrA isoform X2, producing MDSIRYQFRYNLNGNLELDLRRHRLVAIPSSVFRYPAIKVLILQENFLEYLPRDIAMLASLSVLQLQKNRLMSIPREITYCRQLQYLDLTSNNFISFPQAIIFLKQLKILKIANNQIKDIPYQISYLDKLCKFDIHKNNLQNLPNSMANLKKLKELDLSQNLFEQLPPVICSLCNTKSLNFSRNLLTYIIPCMDNLKNLQELNVSYNNLMSVCLSMSKLKKMKYLNLSYNQLTEVPTSLQQLPYLRILHIQGNKIKHVPNGFTSLMYLNLSNNQIYNFTIGKMKNLLSLNISHNRLSQLPHGFYQLKRLEHLIVNDNQIKSIPYEIVRLKHLRTLDISNNRLTSVPPYIPQITSLEYFNTENCNGEQETNSQRNELITAKKHFMKKHESNLIQKKSLEAKSPKQYSSMKSFTGDNQYTKRKQCKRLQCQTGTLLKNTALLQYDTTHYTMPSYKAQAWNNTDANSISNVSNQRQILNRGNQWLHAYSKSTDSKRNLHTSDSTSGFADEIEVSIASDVSSNDPTIMTIHDWLEPEQHRDTNWPTVQFNFDETISCGCSDSNATTANPRAHGLVKVFKEIFSITQDGGEFVSSDNSNISLNIPSDNNVEQHLQVIMQESCSNDQIKMPI from the exons ATGGATTCTATCAGATATCAATTCAGATATAATCTAAATGGTAATTTGGAGCTCGACTTACGAAGACATCGATTAGTTGCAATACCATCCAGTGTGTTCAGGTATCCAGCAATCAAAGTATTAATTTTACAAGAGAACTTTCTGGAATATCTACCACGTGACATTGCCATGTTAGCATCATTAAGTGTTTTACAATTACAGAAAAACAGACTAATGAGCATTCCCAGAGAAATAACATACTGCCGCCAACTGCAGTATTTGGATCTCACTAGTAACAATTTCATCTCTTTTCCACAAGCCATCATTTTCTTAAAACAACTCAAAATCCTCAAAATAGCAAACAACCAAATCAAAGATATACCATATCAAATTAGTTATTTAGATAAATTGTGCAAATTTGACATTCATAAAAACAACTTACAGAATTTGCCAAATTCAATGGCAAATCtcaaaaaattgaaagaattagATTTATCCCAAAATCTTTTTGAGCAGCTTCCTCCGGTTATATGCTCATTATGCAATACTAAATCCTTAAATTTTAGTAGAAACTTATTGACTTATATAATACCTTGCATGGATAACTTGAAGAACTTGCAAGAACTAAATGTCTCATACAATAACTTAATGTCAGTGTGTTTATCGATGAGCAAGTTAAAGAAGATGAAGTATCTAAATCTGAGTTACAATCAACTGACGGAAGTGCCAACATCTCTACAGCAGTTGCCATATCTGAGAATACTTCACAttcaaggaaataaaattaaGCATGTACCAAATGGCTTCACAAGTTTAATGTACCTGAATCTTTCTAACAATCAAATCTATAATTTCACAAtagggaaaatgaaaaatttgttaTCATTGAACATCAGTCACAACAGATTGAGTCAATTACCTCACGGCTTCTATCAACTGAAACGACTAGAACATCTGATTGTTAATGACAATCAGATAAAGTCCATACCTTATGAAATAGTAAGACTAAAACATCTACGCACACTGGATATTAGCAACAATAGGTTAACAAGTGTACCGCCATATATTCCTCAAATTACAAGTTTGGAATATTTCAATACAGAAAACTGTAACGGTGAACAAGAGACAAACTCACAAAGAAACGAATTAATCACAGCAAAGAAACACTTTATGAAAAAACACGAAAGCAATTTAATTCAGAAGAAGAGCCTTGAAGCTAAATCTCCGAAGCAATATTCCTCAATGAAAAGTTTTACTGGTGATAAtcaatatacaaaaagaaaacagtgcAAACGTCTCCAATGCCAGACGGGGACATTGTTGAAGAACACTGCTTTATTACAATATGACACAACACATTACACAATGCCATCATATAAGGCTCAGGCATGGAATAACACGGATGCCAACTCAATATCAAATGTATCCAATCAAAGGCAAATCTTAAACAGAGGAAACCAATGGCTCCATGCTTACTCTAAAAGCACAGACAGCAAACGAAACCTTCATACAAGTGACAGCACAAGTGGTTTTGCAGATGAGATTGAAGTCAGTATTGCTAGTGATGTCTCTTCAAACGATCCAACAATAATGACCATTCATGACTGGTTGGAACCAGAACAACACAGGGATACTAACTG GCCGACAGTCCAATTCAACTTTGATGAAACTATTTCATGTGGCTGTAGTGATTCTAATGCAACAACGGCTAATCCAAGAGCACACGGTCTGGTGAAGGTATTTAAAGAgatattcagcataacacaggACGGAGGAGAGTTTGTCTCCTCAGACAACTCTAACATATCTTTAAATATACCAAGTGATAATAATGTGGAACAACATCTACAGGTTATCATGCAG GAAAGTTGCAGTAATGACCAGATCAAAATGCCAATATAA